Proteins found in one Falsirhodobacter algicola genomic segment:
- a CDS encoding Hsp20 family protein — translation MRGYDFAPLYRATVGFDRIADLMDRVLSTDVPQPSYPPYNIEKTAENAYRISIAVAGFTPEELTVEVKDSALHVSARKAEDEAERQFLHRGIATRAFERRFALADHVRVDGATHEHGMLHIDLVREMPEALKPRRIAITASKPAAAIEA, via the coding sequence ATGCGTGGTTATGACTTCGCACCCCTGTACCGTGCCACCGTCGGGTTCGACCGTATCGCCGACCTGATGGACCGCGTGCTGAGCACCGACGTGCCCCAGCCGAGCTACCCCCCCTACAACATCGAAAAGACGGCCGAGAATGCGTACCGCATCTCCATCGCCGTGGCGGGCTTCACACCCGAGGAACTAACCGTGGAGGTCAAGGACAGCGCGCTGCATGTATCGGCCCGCAAGGCCGAGGATGAGGCCGAACGTCAGTTCCTGCATCGCGGCATCGCCACCCGCGCCTTCGAGCGGCGCTTCGCGCTGGCCGATCATGTCCGCGTGGACGGCGCCACGCATGAACATGGGATGCTGCATATCGACCTCGTGCGCGAGATGCCGGAGGCCCTGAAGCCCCGCCGCATCGCGATCACCGCCAGCAAACCCGCCGCCGCCATCGAGGCCTGA
- a CDS encoding DUF58 domain-containing protein — MSALAPRAEALGGALPPLLAAAEQLAQTVMLGEHGRRRAGNGDEFWQYRAAGAGDGSRMIDWRRSARTDGHFVREREWQAAQSVLFWVDRGRSMDFAGGADRPPKGERAQLLALALGVLLLRGGERVGLPGLPARPGRAQVLRLAAALAAEGAEDHAAPDLAQVPMHGRVVLISDFLGSLGPIEGAMARAAARNAPGVLLQVLDPAEESFPFDGRTIFESMAGGTRFETREARGLRDAYLSRLAERKAQLADLARASGWMFRTHHTGEGPQPALLWLYRALERR; from the coding sequence TTGAGCGCGCTCGCCCCCCGCGCCGAGGCCCTTGGCGGGGCGCTGCCGCCGCTTCTGGCGGCCGCCGAGCAATTGGCCCAGACCGTGATGCTGGGCGAACATGGGCGGCGCCGCGCGGGCAATGGCGATGAATTCTGGCAGTACCGCGCCGCCGGGGCGGGGGATGGCAGCCGTATGATCGACTGGCGCCGCTCGGCGCGGACGGACGGGCATTTCGTGCGCGAACGCGAATGGCAGGCGGCGCAAAGCGTGCTCTTCTGGGTCGATCGTGGCCGCTCGATGGATTTCGCGGGCGGTGCGGATCGCCCGCCCAAGGGGGAACGGGCGCAACTTCTGGCGCTGGCGCTGGGCGTTCTGCTGCTGCGCGGGGGGGAACGGGTGGGCCTGCCGGGCCTGCCCGCCCGTCCGGGCCGCGCGCAGGTGCTGCGGCTTGCGGCGGCCTTGGCGGCCGAAGGGGCCGAGGATCACGCCGCCCCCGATCTGGCGCAGGTGCCGATGCATGGGCGGGTGGTGCTGATCTCGGACTTCCTCGGCTCGCTCGGCCCGATCGAAGGGGCGATGGCGCGGGCTGCGGCCCGCAACGCGCCGGGCGTTCTTTTGCAGGTGCTGGACCCGGCCGAGGAGAGTTTTCCCTTCGATGGCCGCACGATCTTCGAATCCATGGCTGGCGGAACGCGGTTCGAAACGCGCGAGGCGCGCGGCCTGCGCGACGCCTACCTGTCCCGTCTGGCCGAGCGGAAGGCGCAACTGGCCGACCTTGCCCGCGCCTCGGGGTGGATGTTCCGCACGCATCACACGGGCGAGGGGCCGCAGCCCGCGCTCCTCTGGCTCTATCGCGCTTTGGAGAGGCGATGA
- a CDS encoding DUF4159 domain-containing protein — MWTLGPIGFTAPLVLLGLVLLPLLWVLLRAVPPAPVRRRFPGVALLLGLTDRETAADRTPWWLMALRMAALGAVILGFAGPVLNPAPGAPDDTPLLVVVDGSWADAPDWPRRIARAEQAMTEAGRADAPVALIRATEAPASVSFRPAEAVIPQLRGAEPNPWAPRFADWAAALPEGPFRTLWLSDGIDHPGRADLVAALEDRGALTVIEVPNPLVALRPPALEGEGLRITAARLPVFTRTTADVQAIGADPSGAERELGRLTLDFPPNAAEATGVLTLPPEMRNRVTRLQVAGMRSAASVQLADDALRRREVALIGDAAPNETAQLLSPLFYLHRALEPSTDLIEGRLQDMLPANPDVIVLAGTGQLAPAEAADLQAWVEGGGLLLRFAGPRMAARPPAADDPLMTVRLRAGGRALGGAMSWGEPRRLAPFEDGSPFAGLSVPSDVTVTEQVLAEPAPDLADRTLAALEDGTPLVTRKALGQGQVVLFHVTANAEWSNLPLSGLFVQMLERLTVVAGRSMAEPADLAGTVWTPERLLDAFGTAGPPGAEAGIEGAALATTPLSAALRPGLYDGGGRQAARNVLLDTTPLEAAVWPDGQAVADMDAAPARALKGPLLALALAALLIDVLAALAVGGRLRRGAAMAIAGLVMLTAPPEAQAQDDRAIAAVDELRLAFVRTGDAEVDRISEAGLRGLSLQLASRTSVEPGEPMGVDPATDELAFFPFLYWPVTGQEAGLSAAATERVNAYLRTGGMILFDTRDADMAGLSGGTEAGRALQRLTAGLDIPPLEPVPSDHVLTRTFYLLQDFPGRQVGPVWVEAAAPEAEAAGGQPFRTLNDGVTPVIIGGNDWAAAWASDAYGAPLLPVGRGYGGERQREIAVRFGINVVMYVLTGNYKNDQVHVPALLERLGN; from the coding sequence ATGTGGACGCTCGGCCCGATCGGGTTCACCGCGCCGCTGGTCCTGCTGGGGCTGGTGCTGCTGCCGCTCCTGTGGGTGCTGCTGCGGGCCGTGCCGCCCGCGCCGGTGCGCCGCCGCTTTCCGGGGGTGGCGCTGCTGCTGGGCCTGACCGACCGCGAAACGGCGGCCGATCGCACGCCGTGGTGGCTGATGGCGCTGCGCATGGCGGCGCTGGGGGCGGTGATCCTCGGCTTTGCGGGGCCGGTGCTCAACCCCGCGCCGGGCGCGCCGGATGATACGCCGCTGTTGGTGGTGGTGGATGGCAGTTGGGCCGATGCGCCCGATTGGCCCCGCCGTATCGCCCGCGCCGAACAGGCGATGACCGAAGCGGGCCGCGCCGATGCGCCCGTGGCCCTGATCCGCGCGACCGAGGCCCCGGCGTCCGTCTCCTTCCGCCCGGCCGAGGCGGTGATCCCGCAACTGCGCGGCGCAGAGCCGAACCCTTGGGCCCCGCGCTTTGCCGATTGGGCCGCCGCGCTGCCCGAGGGGCCGTTCCGCACGCTCTGGCTGTCGGATGGGATCGATCATCCGGGCCGCGCCGATCTCGTGGCCGCGCTGGAAGATCGCGGCGCGCTGACCGTGATCGAGGTGCCGAACCCCCTCGTCGCCCTGCGCCCCCCCGCGCTGGAGGGGGAGGGCCTGCGCATCACCGCCGCCCGTCTGCCGGTCTTTACCCGCACCACGGCCGATGTGCAGGCGATCGGCGCCGATCCGTCGGGGGCCGAGCGGGAGTTGGGGCGCCTGACGCTCGATTTTCCACCGAACGCGGCAGAGGCGACGGGCGTGCTGACCCTGCCGCCCGAAATGCGCAACCGCGTCACGCGCCTGCAGGTGGCGGGGATGCGCAGCGCGGCCTCGGTCCAGTTGGCCGACGATGCGCTGCGCCGGCGCGAGGTGGCGCTGATCGGCGATGCCGCCCCGAACGAGACGGCGCAGCTTCTCTCGCCGCTCTTCTATCTGCATCGGGCGCTGGAACCGTCGACCGACCTGATCGAAGGGCGGCTTCAGGACATGCTGCCCGCCAATCCCGATGTAATCGTGCTGGCGGGCACCGGGCAGCTTGCCCCCGCCGAAGCCGCCGATCTTCAGGCATGGGTGGAGGGCGGGGGCCTTCTGCTGCGCTTTGCCGGCCCGCGCATGGCCGCGCGCCCGCCCGCAGCCGACGATCCCCTGATGACCGTGCGCCTGCGCGCGGGCGGGCGCGCCCTCGGCGGCGCCATGAGCTGGGGGGAGCCGCGTCGCTTGGCCCCGTTCGAGGATGGATCGCCCTTTGCGGGTCTGTCGGTGCCGTCCGATGTGACCGTGACCGAGCAGGTGCTGGCCGAACCCGCGCCGGACCTTGCCGACCGCACCCTCGCCGCGCTGGAGGATGGCACCCCGCTCGTCACCCGCAAGGCGCTGGGGCAGGGGCAGGTCGTGCTGTTCCATGTCACCGCGAATGCCGAATGGTCGAACCTGCCGCTGTCGGGGCTCTTCGTGCAGATGCTGGAGCGGCTGACGGTGGTGGCGGGCCGATCCATGGCGGAGCCTGCGGATCTGGCGGGAACCGTCTGGACGCCGGAGCGGCTGCTCGATGCCTTCGGCACCGCCGGGCCGCCGGGGGCCGAGGCCGGGATCGAGGGCGCGGCGCTGGCGACCACGCCGCTTTCGGCGGCGCTGCGTCCGGGCCTCTATGATGGCGGGGGGCGGCAGGCGGCGCGCAACGTGCTGCTGGACACCACCCCGCTGGAGGCCGCCGTCTGGCCCGACGGGCAGGCCGTGGCCGATATGGACGCCGCGCCCGCCCGCGCGCTGAAGGGGCCGCTTCTGGCGCTTGCGCTCGCGGCGCTGCTGATCGACGTTCTGGCCGCGCTTGCGGTCGGCGGGCGGCTTCGGCGCGGGGCGGCGATGGCGATTGCCGGGCTTGTGATGCTGACCGCCCCGCCCGAGGCGCAGGCGCAGGACGACCGTGCCATCGCTGCGGTGGACGAATTGCGCCTTGCCTTCGTGCGCACCGGCGATGCCGAGGTGGACCGCATCTCCGAAGCCGGGCTGCGGGGGCTGTCGCTGCAACTGGCCAGCCGCACCTCGGTGGAGCCGGGGGAGCCGATGGGCGTCGATCCGGCCACCGATGAACTGGCCTTCTTTCCGTTCCTCTATTGGCCCGTGACCGGGCAGGAGGCGGGGTTGTCCGCCGCCGCCACCGAACGGGTGAACGCCTATCTGCGCACCGGGGGCATGATCCTCTTCGACACGCGCGATGCCGATATGGCGGGCCTGTCCGGTGGCACCGAAGCGGGGCGCGCCCTGCAGCGGCTGACCGCCGGCCTCGACATCCCGCCGCTGGAGCCGGTGCCCTCCGATCATGTGCTGACGCGCACCTTCTATCTGTTGCAGGATTTCCCGGGCCGTCAGGTCGGCCCCGTCTGGGTCGAAGCCGCCGCCCCCGAGGCCGAGGCGGCGGGCGGTCAGCCGTTCCGCACCCTCAATGACGGGGTGACGCCGGTGATCATCGGCGGCAACGACTGGGCCGCCGCTTGGGCCAGCGATGCCTATGGCGCCCCGCTCCTGCCCGTGGGGCGCGGCTATGGCGGGGAGCGTCAGCGCGAGATCGCGGTGCGCTTCGGGATCAACGTCGTGATGTATGTGCTGACCGGCAACTACAAGAACGATCAGGTGCATGTACCCGCATTGCTGGAAAGGCTGGGGAATTGA
- a CDS encoding AAA family ATPase encodes MADPDTLIAEIEALGARLAEAKASINRRFIGQGPVVDLVLGAMLCGGHALLVGLPGLGKTRLVDTLSTVMGLQGSRIQFTPDLMPADILGSEVLETAPDGGRAFRFVEGPIFCQLLLADEINRASPRTQSALLQAMQEREVTVAGRHRPLGPPFHVLATQNPIEQEGTYPLPEAQLDRFLVQVDVSYPDRETERAILLATTGAADDQVHPVFTAGELVAAQAVLRRMPVGDAVMEAILDLVRACRPDQPEGAALADRLAWGPGPRAAQALMLMVRARALLSGRLAPSVADVAAMAQPVLIHRMALSFAARARGETLAGVIAATLDRVAPGRAA; translated from the coding sequence GCTGGCCGAGGCCAAGGCCAGCATCAACCGCCGCTTCATCGGGCAGGGCCCCGTGGTGGATCTCGTGCTGGGGGCGATGCTCTGCGGCGGGCATGCGCTGCTGGTGGGCCTGCCGGGCCTTGGCAAGACGCGTCTGGTGGATACGCTGTCCACCGTGATGGGCCTTCAGGGCAGCCGCATCCAGTTCACCCCCGATCTGATGCCCGCCGACATCCTCGGCTCCGAGGTGCTGGAGACGGCCCCCGACGGCGGCCGCGCCTTCCGCTTCGTCGAAGGGCCGATCTTCTGTCAGCTGCTTCTGGCCGATGAGATCAACCGCGCCAGCCCGCGCACCCAGTCGGCGCTGCTTCAGGCCATGCAGGAGCGCGAGGTGACGGTGGCGGGTCGGCATCGCCCCCTCGGCCCACCGTTCCACGTTCTGGCCACCCAGAACCCGATCGAGCAGGAGGGCACCTATCCCTTGCCCGAAGCGCAGCTCGACCGTTTCCTCGTGCAGGTCGATGTCTCCTATCCCGACCGGGAGACGGAGCGCGCGATCCTGCTGGCCACGACCGGCGCCGCCGACGATCAGGTCCATCCCGTGTTCACCGCCGGGGAACTGGTGGCCGCGCAGGCGGTGCTGCGGCGCATGCCGGTGGGCGATGCGGTGATGGAGGCGATCCTCGATCTGGTGCGCGCCTGCCGCCCCGATCAGCCCGAAGGCGCGGCGCTGGCCGACCGGTTGGCATGGGGGCCGGGCCCGCGCGCGGCGCAGGCGCTGATGCTGATGGTGCGGGCGCGCGCGCTGCTGAGCGGGCGGCTTGCCCCGTCGGTCGCCGATGTCGCGGCGATGGCGCAGCCGGTGCTGATCCACCGCATGGCGCTGTCCTTTGCCGCCCGCGCCCGCGGCGAGACGCTGGCCGGGGTGATCGCGGCCACGCTGGACCGGGTTGCGCCGGGCCGGGCGGCTTGA
- a CDS encoding hemolysin family protein translates to MYLEILIVVVLIVINGALAMSELAVVSARPARLRTMSEQGSTGAETAQRLAADPGRFLSTVQIGITLVGVLSGAVSGATLGGRFSAFLARMDVPAAETIGVGAVVVAITYLSLIVGELVPKQIALKNPETVAARVAPAMNVLSKIAAPVVFVLDLSGRMLLKLLRVQSDEKNRVTEEEVRTLLAEAHVEGVIETGESHMLTGVMRLADRQASQLMTQRRDVIALDLEADHEEALQIIRESGRARLPVRRRDTDEYVGVLYVTDAFAALSQGGQVDVAALVRDVPVVSDAADALNVIEILRASPNHMALVYDEYGSFEGIITTGDILEAITGAFQEHVSEEPAIQQREDGSYAVAGWMPVDEFCEMLRIPQELAGDYETVAGLVLNQLRRLPDQGDTFTRDGWRFEVVDLDDRRIDKILVSRVES, encoded by the coding sequence GTGTACCTTGAAATTCTGATCGTCGTCGTCCTGATCGTGATCAACGGCGCCTTGGCCATGTCCGAATTGGCCGTGGTGTCCGCCCGCCCCGCCCGGCTCAGGACCATGTCGGAACAAGGCAGCACCGGGGCCGAGACCGCCCAGCGGCTTGCGGCGGATCCCGGCCGGTTCCTCTCCACCGTACAGATCGGCATCACCCTCGTGGGCGTCTTGTCGGGCGCCGTATCGGGCGCAACGCTGGGCGGTCGGTTCAGCGCCTTCCTTGCCCGGATGGACGTGCCCGCCGCCGAGACGATCGGCGTCGGCGCGGTGGTCGTCGCCATCACCTATCTGTCGCTGATCGTGGGCGAGCTGGTTCCCAAGCAGATCGCCCTCAAGAACCCCGAAACGGTGGCCGCCCGCGTCGCGCCCGCGATGAACGTGCTGTCGAAGATCGCAGCGCCCGTGGTCTTCGTGCTCGATCTGTCGGGCCGCATGCTGCTGAAGCTTCTGCGCGTGCAGAGCGACGAGAAGAACCGCGTCACCGAAGAGGAGGTCCGCACCCTTCTGGCCGAGGCCCATGTCGAAGGCGTGATCGAGACGGGCGAGAGCCATATGCTGACCGGCGTCATGCGTCTGGCCGACCGTCAGGCCAGCCAGCTGATGACCCAGCGGCGCGATGTCATCGCCCTCGATCTGGAGGCCGACCACGAGGAAGCGCTTCAGATCATCCGCGAATCGGGCCGTGCCCGGCTGCCGGTGCGCCGACGCGATACGGATGAATATGTCGGCGTGCTCTATGTCACCGACGCCTTCGCCGCCCTGTCGCAGGGCGGGCAGGTGGATGTGGCGGCGCTGGTGCGCGACGTGCCCGTCGTCTCGGACGCCGCCGATGCGCTGAACGTGATCGAGATCCTGCGCGCCTCGCCCAATCACATGGCGCTCGTCTATGACGAATACGGCAGCTTCGAGGGGATCATCACCACCGGCGACATCCTCGAGGCCATCACCGGCGCCTTCCAAGAGCATGTGAGCGAGGAGCCCGCGATCCAGCAGCGCGAGGACGGCTCCTATGCCGTGGCGGGCTGGATGCCGGTGGACGAGTTCTGCGAGATGCTGCGCATCCCGCAGGAGCTTGCGGGCGATTACGAAACCGTGGCCGGCCTCGTGCTGAACCAGTTGCGCCGCCTGCCCGATCAGGGCGACACCTTCACCCGCGACGGGTGGCGGTTCGAGGTGGTGGATCTGGACGATCGGCGGATCGACAAGATCCTCGTGTCCCGCGTCGAAAGCTGA
- a CDS encoding DUF599 domain-containing protein has protein sequence MELLPRLSALGWPDAVAVTLIVTLFWGIGYLVEHPPRSRPSMSILMANYRRDWMTHFVTRQQKILDGTVITSLRQATSFFISGTMLALGAGLALVGNPERLILVANDLNLRAQAVVVEVKVIFVLLFLANAFLKFIWSHRLFGYCAVLMGSVPNDEQTLAYHRAAQAAELNVTAARSYNRGLRSVYFALAALGWLMGPWTLMLSSVITAATLVRREFASRSREVVMRRDP, from the coding sequence ATGGAACTGCTGCCCCGACTCAGCGCACTCGGATGGCCCGATGCCGTCGCCGTCACCCTGATCGTGACGCTGTTCTGGGGTATCGGCTATCTGGTGGAACATCCGCCGCGCAGCCGCCCGTCCATGTCGATCCTGATGGCCAATTACCGCCGCGACTGGATGACCCATTTCGTCACGCGCCAGCAAAAGATCCTCGACGGCACGGTGATCACCAGCCTGCGGCAGGCGACATCCTTCTTCATCTCCGGCACGATGCTGGCGCTTGGCGCGGGGCTGGCGCTGGTGGGCAATCCCGAACGGCTGATCCTTGTGGCCAACGATCTGAACCTGCGCGCGCAGGCCGTGGTGGTGGAGGTGAAGGTGATCTTCGTCCTTCTGTTCCTAGCCAATGCGTTCCTGAAGTTCATCTGGTCGCACCGCCTGTTCGGCTATTGCGCGGTGCTGATGGGATCGGTGCCCAACGACGAACAGACGTTGGCCTATCACCGCGCCGCGCAGGCGGCCGAGTTGAACGTGACCGCCGCCCGCAGCTACAATCGCGGCCTGCGGTCGGTCTATTTCGCGCTGGCGGCGCTCGGCTGGCTGATGGGGCCGTGGACGCTGATGCTCAGTTCCGTCATCACGGCGGCAACGCTCGTGCGGCGGGAATTCGCCTCCCGCTCGCGCGAGGTCGTCATGCGCCGCGACCCCTGA